CTATTAGAACCGAAGGCACAAGGGCCACGCGATGTTTGTAATCAAAGATACGTTGAAAGTCATCTTGCTCAATAATGATAGCGTGCACTGGGCATACCCTAAAACACTCCCCACAATCTATGCACCGATCTTCAATTAGGTTAGCTTTACCATCGAACACCCGTAACGCTTCAGTAGGACAAACCCGCATACAGTGTGAGCAACCGATGCAGACATCCTTCAATATTTTTAATGCATGGTGAAAAAACATTTTTTCCATACACTATGCCTCTTGGCTGTTTAATAATATGGTTATTTCCAGCGTAGTTCCACTACCTACCTCGCTGGTAATTTCAAACTTGTCGGCGTTAAAATCAATATTGGGAAGCCCCATTCCTGCACCAAAACCCATCTCCCGAACTTCCGGAGAGGCAGTGGAAAAACCCTTCTGCATAGCAAGAGGAATATTAGGAATCCCAGGACCTTCATCTATTAGCCTCATTACAATCTTTTTGGTATCAATGTTGGCAAAAATGGTTCCCCTGAATGCATGAGCGACAATATTTACCTCCGCTTCGTACAAGCATACCACCACCCGCTTCACAATTTTTACATCCACATTCAACTGCTTCAAAACCTTTTTTATTTGGCTTGAAGCGTAACCAGCGCGGGCAAAATCTCCCCCCTCAACCTTATATTCAAAGTTCATCGACATGACGTGGTCTAATATACTGGTTTTAAGCCAGCTTTATACAACTCTCCGGCTACAAAAAAAAGGGTATTCTTCGAGCGAAGAATGGCAATATCACACTCTTTTGCCAGCTCCACCATCTCCGTTGTAATTGGTTTGTTTCTAACAATGAGTACACAGGGAATGTCAGACATTTCAGCTGTTCGGATAGACTGCAAGTTCGAAAGGCCGGTAATCAAAATGAGTTTATCGCACTGAACGGTTAACACATCACTCATTAAATCCGACGAAAAAGCAAACTCAACATCGGTGCCCAGC
This portion of the Williamwhitmania sp. genome encodes:
- a CDS encoding ATP-binding protein, whose product is MNFEYKVEGGDFARAGYASSQIKKVLKQLNVDVKIVKRVVVCLYEAEVNIVAHAFRGTIFANIDTKKIVMRLIDEGPGIPNIPLAMQKGFSTASPEVREMGFGAGMGLPNIDFNADKFEITSEVGSGTTLEITILLNSQEA